A single genomic interval of Helianthus annuus cultivar XRQ/B chromosome 13, HanXRQr2.0-SUNRISE, whole genome shotgun sequence harbors:
- the LOC110898214 gene encoding germacrene A hydroxylase gives MEVSLTTSIALATIVFFLYKLLTRPTSSKNRLPEPWRLPIIGHMHHLIGTMPHRGVMDLARKYGSLMHLQLGEVSAIVVSSPKWAKEILTTYDIPFANRPETLTGEIIAYHNTDIVLAPYGEYWRQLRKLCTLELLSVKKVKSFQSLREEECWNLVQEIKASGSGTPFNLSEGIFKVIATVLSRAAFGKGIKDQKQFTEIVKEILRETGGFDVADIFPSKKFLHHLSGKRGRLTSIHNKLDSLINNLVAEHTVSKSSKVNETLLDVLLRLKNSEEFPLTADNVKAIILDMFGAGTDTSSATVEWAISELIRCPRAMEKVQAELRQALNGKERIKEEEIQDLPYLNLVIRETLRLHPPLPLVMPRECRQAMNLAGYDVANKTKLIVNVFAINRDPEYWKDAESFNPERFENSNTTIMGADYEYLPFGAGRRMCPGSALGLANVQLPLANILYYFKWKLPNGASHDQLDMTESFGATVQRKTELMLVPSF, from the exons ATGGAAGTCTCCCTCACCACTTCCATTGCACTAGCCACCATTGTCTTCTTCCTTTACAAGCTCCTCACTCGTCCCACATCCTCCAAAAACCGCCTTCCTGAGCCATGGCGTCTCCCCATCATCGGTCACATGCATCATCTGATCG GCACAATGCCACATCGCGGGGTTATGGACTTAGCCCGAAAATACGGATCATTGATGCATCTACAGCTCGGTGAAGTCTCCGCAATCGTAGTATCCTCTCCAAAATGGGCCAAAGAGATCCTAACCACATACGACATCCCCTTCGCAAACAGACCCGAGACTCTAACGGGTGAGATCATCGCATATCACAACACGGACATAGTTCTTGCACCCTACGGCGAATACTGGCGACAATTACGCAAACTTTGCACTCTAGAGCTTCTAAGTGTAAAGAAAGTGAAGTCATTCCAATCACTCCGTGAAGAGGAATGTTGGAACTTGGTTCAGGAAATCAAAGCATCCGGTTCGGGTACACCCTTTAATCTTTCCGAGGGTATTTTCAAGGTGATCGCGACGGTTTTGAGTCGCGCGGCTTTTGGAAAGGGGATCAAGGATCAGAAACAGTTTACTGAGATTGTGAAGGAGATATTGAGAGAAACTGGTGGGTTTGATGTGGCGGATATCTTTCCATCTAAGAAGTTTTTGCATCATCTTTCGGGCAAGAGGGGGAGGTTGACGAGTATTCATAACAAGCTTGATAGCTTGATTAATAATCTTGTGGCTGAACACACTGTTAGTAAGTCGAGTAAAGTGAATGAGACTTTGCTTGATGTGTTGCTGAGGCTTAAAAATAGTGAGGAGTTCCCTTTGACTGCTGATAATGTTAAAGCCATCATTTTG GACATGTTCGGAGCCGGAACCGACACCTCCTCCGCGACAGTCGAATGGGCGATTTCCGAGCTAATAAGGTGTCCGCGAGCGATGGAGAAGGTACAAGCCGAACTAAGGCAAGCGTTGAACGGTAAAGAGCGAATCAAAGAAGAAGAAATTCAAGACTTGCCCTACTTAAACCTTGTGATCCGAGAAACACTACGGTTGCATCCTCCACTACCTTTGGTCATGCCAAGAGAGTGCCGACAGGCAATGAATCTAGCTGGATACGATGTAGCCAACAAGACCAAACTCATTGTCAACGTGTTTGCAATAAACCGGGATCCCGAATACTGGAAAGACGCTGAAAGTTTCAACCCCGAGAGGTTTGAAAACAGCAACACAACCATTATGGGTGCGGATTATGAGTATCTTCCGTTTGGGGCTGGAAGGAGGATGTGTCCAGGATCGGCACTCGGTCTAGCAAACGTGCAACTACCGTTGGCTAATATACTTTATTACTTTAAGTGGAAACTCCCCAATGGTGCTAGCCATGACCAACTTGACATGACCGAGAGCTTTGGAGCCACGGTTCAAAGGAAGACTGAGTTGATGCTTGTACCAAGTTTTTAA